The DNA region CCTGATTCGAACACTCGAATTCTTGGGCCTATAATGCTTGTGCGCGATGCCGACGCGATGACTACCTCTGCGACTTCGCGTGCTGCATTGCGCAATGAGAGTTGCGCCCTGTATAGTTTGCGCCAAACCGCTCCGGTCATCTGCACGCGCTGATGACTGGTTGTGACGCAAGGCATATCGCGTACCAGGAGGGACTCCGTGGACAATTTCCGGCCGGGCGAATCGCGCACCGACATTGCCCATATCGGGAAATCCGTCGTTATTAAAGGTGAACTCTCCGGCAGCGAGGACCTGTACCTCGACGGAGAGGTCGAAGGCAGCATCGAGTTGCGCGATCACAGCCTCACCATCGGTCCCAACGGACACGTGCGCGCAAACATCAACGCCAAAGAAGTCATCGTGCAGGGCAAAGTCGAGGGCAACATCACCGGTACCGATCGCGTGGAGCTGCGCAAGTCCGCCGTGCAGGTTGGGGACATCGCCACGCAGCGCATCGTCATTGAAGACGGCGCATATTTCAAAGGCGGCATCGACATTCGCAAGGACAAAGACAAGGACAAAGATCAAACTCCGCGCCGCGAAACCTCTCCGGCGCAAACACAAACTTCTACTCCGGTCACGCAGGTTACGACTCCAGCGTCGTCCCCGTTGCCTGCTGCGCCCGCTTCCTCAACCAGAGGCTAGGATAAGATCAACGAAAGGTGGCTAACTCCTTCTTTCGGTTTTTTCGCCGCGGCGCAGCGGCCCAGCACGAACAATCAGCGCAATCCGTCGATGCCGGTACTCGGCGCTCCAGTGGATTAGGAGAGCTCACGCGCCTGCTCAAAGGCGCAGAAGGTCTCGCCATTCTGGACCTCGGACCAACTTCGCCCGCCAACATCACGCATTTCACTGAACTCGGGCATCGCGTCTACAACGAAGACGTTCTCCTCCTTTCGCAAAATCCTGAATATCGCAGCAGCTCGGAACCAGGCGGAATCGATGTCGATCGCTTCTTCAAAGAAAACCTCGTCTTCCGCAACGTCAAGTTCGACGCCGTCCTCTGCTGGGACATTCCCGATTACCTCGCCGAACCTCTGGTGAAACCCATGATCGAGCGCATTGCCTCGGTGCTGAATCCCAAGGGATACCTCCTCGCCTTCTTTCATACGAAAGACGCCGGACCAGACGCGCCGTACTATCGCTATCACATTCAGGGCGCCGACACGCTGCGCCTGCAGCACGGTCCGCAATTCCGGCTGCAACGCATCTTCAATAATCGCCACATCGAGAATCTCTTCCACGATTACGCATCGCTGAAGTTCTTTCTGGCCCGCGACAACGTTAGGGAAGTGCTCGTGGTCAGATAGGCCAACGGAACCGCCGCCGGTAGGCGGTGGGTCGGAGGTCGCCGAAAGGCGAACTCCGAATGCCACGATACTGCAATTGCGCAGAACGCGGCCGCAACACACGCGGCTGCCCCAGCGCCTAGCGGCCCCGGTTCCGCTGGCCTGGCCCCGCCTGCAATTTCCGCAGCCTGTAAAGTCGTGCCCTTTCCTCAAGCGCCTCCAGCAATTGCCAAAACAATTTAAGTTTCCCGTTTCGGATTCAGCTCTCGTCGTGTACATTAACGCGAATGACTCCGGCCCTTGCGCCTATCCGGCTTGCAGGCGAGAAAGATTCCCAATCGAAGTCCCACTGGTTTCCCACCTGGCCCACTTTTTCGGACGACGAAATCGCCGCCGCTGCTGAAGTCCTAAGTTCTGGGCGCGTGAACTACTGGACCGGCGAACACGGCCGCAGATTCGAACAGGAATTTGCTGCAGCGTGCGGCTGTAAACATGCCATTGCCGTCGCGAACGGAACTGTAGCTCTCGAACTTGCATTGCGATCCCTCGGCGTTGGTGCTGGTGACGACGTCATCGTTCCGAGCCGAACGTTTGTCGCGTCGGCAAGCTGCGTTGCAATGTGCGGAGCCCGTCCGATATTCGCCGACATCGATCGCGACAGTCAGAACATCACTGCGGCAACTCTCGAAGCCGCGCTCACTCCCGCGACCCGCGCGATCATCGCCGTCCATCTCGCCGGATGGCCGTGCGAGATGAATTCCATTATGGGACTCGCGCGCAGCAAAAACCTGCTCGTCGTCGAAGACTGCGCGCAGGCGCAAGGGGCAACATATTGCGGCAAGCCGGTGGGTTCCTTCGGCCAGGCTGCCGCCTTTTCTTTTTGCCAGGACAAAATCATGACCACCGCCGGCGAAGGCGGAATGCTGGTCACGAACGATTCCGCTCTCCACGAACGCGCGTGGGCATTCAAAGATCACGGCAAGGATTACTCGCGCTCTCGCGCCAACAACGGTGTTCAAGTGATTCGTCGGATGCATGACAATATCGGCACCAATTGGAGAATGACCGAAGTGCAGGCCGCGATCGGACGCCGCCAACTCCTCAAAGTTCCCGGCTGGCTCGAGCTGCGACGACGCAACGCCGCGATTCTCGCAGCGCGTCTGTCGCAACTGCCGGCGCTTCGGATCCCTGTCCCGTCGAATAACGTTAGCCATGCCTTCTACCGTTTCTGCGCATTTCTCCGGCCGGAAATGCTGAAACCAGATTGGAACCGCGACCGCATTCTCCAGACGATCTTGTCGCGAGGAGTTCCGTGCTCGAGCGGCGGCAGCGGCGAACTTTATCTGGAACAAGCGTTTGCCTCCTCGCGGCCGCCGGAACGGCTCAAAGTTTCACGCGAGCTTGCGGAAACAAGCCTGGCTTTCCTCGTGCATCCCAGTTTGGGAAAGCACGATATGGATGCGATGTCCGAGATCATCGCCGACGTTGTGCGCGCGGCTGCTCTCATTTAG from Terriglobales bacterium includes:
- a CDS encoding polymer-forming cytoskeletal protein, translated to MDNFRPGESRTDIAHIGKSVVIKGELSGSEDLYLDGEVEGSIELRDHSLTIGPNGHVRANINAKEVIVQGKVEGNITGTDRVELRKSAVQVGDIATQRIVIEDGAYFKGGIDIRKDKDKDKDQTPRRETSPAQTQTSTPVTQVTTPASSPLPAAPASSTRG
- a CDS encoding class I SAM-dependent methyltransferase, producing MANSFFRFFRRGAAAQHEQSAQSVDAGTRRSSGLGELTRLLKGAEGLAILDLGPTSPANITHFTELGHRVYNEDVLLLSQNPEYRSSSEPGGIDVDRFFKENLVFRNVKFDAVLCWDIPDYLAEPLVKPMIERIASVLNPKGYLLAFFHTKDAGPDAPYYRYHIQGADTLRLQHGPQFRLQRIFNNRHIENLFHDYASLKFFLARDNVREVLVVR
- a CDS encoding DegT/DnrJ/EryC1/StrS aminotransferase family protein, whose translation is MTPALAPIRLAGEKDSQSKSHWFPTWPTFSDDEIAAAAEVLSSGRVNYWTGEHGRRFEQEFAAACGCKHAIAVANGTVALELALRSLGVGAGDDVIVPSRTFVASASCVAMCGARPIFADIDRDSQNITAATLEAALTPATRAIIAVHLAGWPCEMNSIMGLARSKNLLVVEDCAQAQGATYCGKPVGSFGQAAAFSFCQDKIMTTAGEGGMLVTNDSALHERAWAFKDHGKDYSRSRANNGVQVIRRMHDNIGTNWRMTEVQAAIGRRQLLKVPGWLELRRRNAAILAARLSQLPALRIPVPSNNVSHAFYRFCAFLRPEMLKPDWNRDRILQTILSRGVPCSSGGSGELYLEQAFASSRPPERLKVSRELAETSLAFLVHPSLGKHDMDAMSEIIADVVRAAALI